A region of Sesamum indicum cultivar Zhongzhi No. 13 linkage group LG7, S_indicum_v1.0, whole genome shotgun sequence DNA encodes the following proteins:
- the LOC105166085 gene encoding LOW QUALITY PROTEIN: cytokinin dehydrogenase 5 (The sequence of the model RefSeq protein was modified relative to this genomic sequence to represent the inferred CDS: inserted 2 bases in 1 codon) — protein sequence MATKFLLTFAICRLIVTVGLTLEPTELLRLELEGQLSLDPADVGSASRDFGGMQTAHPMAVLHPASSQDVARLVKSAYESAHGFGISARGHGHSINGQAMTGXTVIQMSGSRGKPAPPRVSEKSMYVDVWGGELWIDVLRSTLEYGLAPKSWTDYLYLSVGGTLANAGISGQAFNHGPQISNVYELDVVTGKGELLTCSKEQNSELYDAVLGGLGQFGIITRARIALERAPRRVRWIRVLYSNFTAFTQDQEYLISLHGQPQKFDYVEGFVIVDEGLINNWRSSFFSPRNPVKISSLNADGGVLYCLEITKNYQESNADTIDQEVEALLKKLNFIPASVFTTDLPYVDFLDRVHKAELKLRAKNLWDVPHPWLNLFVPKSRIADFDKGVFKGILGNNTSGPILIYPMNKNKWDDKSSVVTPNEDVFYLVALLRSALDNGDETQGLEYLSNQNRGILQFCDEAGINVKQYLPHYSTQQEWMRHFGEKWSLFSRRKMEFDPRHILATGQRIFAPLLNPRGASF from the exons ATGGCTACCAAGTTTCTACTTACCTTTGCAATATGTCGGCTGATCGTGACCGTCGGATTAACTCTAGAGCCAACCGAGCTGCTCCGTCTCGAATTGGAAGGCCAGCTGAGTCTGGATCCAGCCGACGTGGGCTCCGCTTCCCGTGACTTTGGCGGTATGCAAACCGCCCATCCAATGGCCGTTCTCCACCCGGCTTCGTCTCAGGACGTCGCCCGCCTTGTAAAATCAGCGTACGAATCGGCTCATGGGTTCGGCATCTCTGCCAGGGGCCACGGCCACTCCATAAACGGCCAGGCTATGACCGG AACGGTCATTCAAATGAGCGGCTCTCGCGGGAAGCCGGCTCCGCCCCGGGTTTCGGAGAAATCCATGTACGTGGACGTGTGGGGAGGGGAGCTATGGATAGATGTTCTCAGGTCCACCTTGGAGTATGGACTCGCACCCAAATCATGGACTGATTACTTGTACCTCTCAGTTGGAGGTACTCTCGCCAATGCGGGAATCAGTGGACAAGCTTTCAATCATGGCCCTCAAATCAGCAATGTGTATGAGCTCGACGTTGTTACAG GAAAGGGTGAGCTGTTGACATGTTCCAAGGAACAAAACTCGGAACTGTACGATGCTGTTCTTGGGGGGCTGGGACAGTTTGGGATCATCACGAGGGCAAGAATTGCACTTGAAAGAGCTCCCAGAAgg GTGAGGTGGATCAGAGTGTTGTATTCAAATTTCACGGCTTTCACGCAAGACCAGGAATACCTCATCTCCTTGCATGGACAACCTCAAAAATTTGACTATGTCGAAggttttgtaatagttgatgaAGGCCTCATCAACAACTGGCGTTCTTCCTTCTTCTCACCGCGTAATCCTGTCAAGATTTCGTCTCTCAATGCTGATGGAGGCGTCTTGTACTGCCTGGAAATTACCAAGAATTATCAAGAATCCAATGCTGATACCATAGACCAg GAGGTGGAGGCTCTGTTGAagaaacttaattttataccAGCATCGGTGTTCACAACTGATCTTCCGTACGTGGACTTCCTGGACCGGGTTCACAAGGCCGAGCTGAAGCTGAGGGCCAAGAATCTGTGGGACGTGCCGCACCCATGGCTAAACCTGTTTGTACCTAAATCAAGAATCGCAGACTTCGATAAAGGTGTGTTCAAGGGCATTCTGGGCAACAACACAAGTGGTCCTATTCTCATCTACCCCATGAATAAGAACAA GTGGGACGACAAGAGTTCAGTAGTGACGCCAAATGAAGACGTGTTTTACTTGGTAGCGCTTCTTAGGTCCGCATTGGACAATGGCGATGAGACGCAGGGTCTGGAGTATTTGAGCAACCAAAACCGTGGGATCTTGCAGTTCTGCGATGAGGCCGGAATCAACGTGAAGCAGTATCTCCCTCATTACTCCACGCAGCAAGAATGGATGCGtcattttggagaaaaatggaGCCTCTTTTCcagaagaaaaatggaattCGACCCGAGACATATTTTGGCCACAGGGCAACGTATATTTGCACCTTTGCTTAATCCCAGGGGAGCTTCGTTCTGA